Genomic segment of Nostoc sp. TCL240-02:
AACCTGTGCTTGGGTTTGGTGCTTCGGGAATGGCATCGGTAATGTAGAGGTATTCTTTTTCTGGTTGTCCAGTAACTAGATTATATTGCAAAATCCGGGATGGGCTACCACTGGTGAGTGAAGCTTTTAATCCATCTTGGGATAGTGCATTTTCGGTGGCGGTAAATAGGGTTTTCTGGTCGGGTGTGATGGTGAGGCTTTCAAAGGCTAAGTTATTGTATACGCCTGATATCTGCGTATCTCCGGCATCGACAATACCGTTGCTGTTAGTGTCCTGAACTACTGGCAGAAATTTGCTGGGGACAATTAGCGATCGCATTTCTTGCCCTGTTGTCAGCGAAAACTCTTTAATGAAGGGATTGGTAACACGACCAACAGTAGGATTTACTTCGCCTTCCGAAGAGATGAAAACAGTCCCATTGTTAGTTAAAGCAATACCTTCTGGGTCAAGGCTGTTGATTGCAAAGAAATTACTATTGCTATCTTTCAGTGGTGTGACGTTAGTAAAAGTCACCCCGGAATCGGCAGTAGTGAAGGTATAAAAACGGGCAGAGGCAACTTGAGAGCGATCGTCTGAGATTGCATAGTAGCGGTTGTTAACTGCATCGTATGTGACACCAGATAATCCTCCCACTGGAGTTGGTGTGCCGTTGACAGTTCCGGCCGCACCACTAGGAATAAAGCCAGTAACGAAGGTAGTCTGCTTTTCAAAACCTACGTTGGGAATGGTTTTACCTGCTTGAGTTGGTCTAGTTTGCACATCTGCGAACACCAAGCGATGGTCGGAACTGGGGAATGGAAAAGTACCAACTGGGGAGAATGTCGGCTCAGTATTTAGAGGCCAAAATACTCTTGAATTGATAATTGTCAGGTCAGTGGAGGGTAGCACGTAATCAGTACGCAGGTTTCCGGGAGCTGTATCAGCAAAGTCTGCGGTGTCAAAGCTAGGATTACCTTTTTGGCTAGCGTTTGCACCACCTTGCAAATCTGCTTGTTGGGAACCCCCAAGACTGGTAGGAATGACATTAGTATTAATCTCAGGATTTTGCAACAGTTGGCGAATGGCATTGTCATAACTATCACCATCTAACGGATCTGCATTTTGATCGCCCACAATCACAAAGTCTGAACCAGCAGCGATACCACCTGTTTTACCCTGGTCATCATAAATGTAATTACCATTACCAGGGGTGATATAATCTTCCCAAAAGCGAATCTCGTCATGGTTACGCCTACCGTTGCGGTCTTCCGGCCCATCAAAGGTTGGGGGTGTGGGGTGGCTAGCGAGGACATGAATTGTCTCGCCGTTTACTTGGATGGGTACATCCCAATGACTTTTGGAAGAGAGGCGTAGAACTGCGAGTTCCTCTGGAGAATACCAATCATTTGGCTGTAGTGTGTTGGAATCATTGGGAAGCAAAGCATTGGGCATATCCTTCCAGAGGAAGTTTTGGAAGGTGCGGACGTTGGCAGTGTCGATGGGATATTTGGATAATAGCAACATCCCGTATTGACCAGGAAAATCACCAAATCCGAAGGCATCATCGCCATATCCCGATGTGCCTGGGGTTGTAACTACAGCGTCATTGTTGTTTAAGTCAAAGCCAGAGGCAATACCTGTGTTGGAGGGAGCGATATAGAAATAGGGGTAGTCAACAGGAGTTGCACCGTTTTGACTTATGGCTAAATAATTTTGCTGAAATAGTTGAACTGCCTCTTGGGAGTAGTCAAACTCATTAATTAGCAGCACATCCGGGTTGTTACGCTGGATAATTTCTGCAACAGCTTTTGCCTGAGCATTATTGGGGGTTGACAAATCGGTCGCTAATTGACCTTGAGCGCTGCGGTTTAGAGAAGCATTGAATTGGGAAAAGCGGATTGTATTATTAATTACCATAAGTTAGTGCTGGGGTAAATTCAAGTTTTGCAAAGATTTAGTGTTTATCTGCGGCAACTACAGAACCAATTTGCCCAATCAAATCGCTGTAAAAGTGGAGAAAATTTTAAGTGTAAATGTCATTTATATTGCTAGTAAAAGACCGTTAACTGCAAAGATGCGCTTCGCAGTTTAGAGAGTTCGCATTATCAACATGGACAATATAAAACTTGCCTTCCAATTCACTGTTCTTAGAGATTGTTATAAGACAGCTACATAACTTGTTGTATGAGTTTTTAATTGGGCAATCTCAAAGTATCCCGTTTAGATTAAGAAACAGCTAGCAAAAGGTTAAGACAAAAATAATTGTAGGTTTAGAGATATTTTTTCCACGGCAATTATTCTCAGTCATAGTATCCTGAGCAAATGATGTAGTCGCCAAAACTTAGGGATGATTATTTTATGCTGACTCTGTATATGTCTTTCCCCGACTAAGTTTCAAGCTTTCGTGTCCTCTTTATGTATTTGAAATTCCTCCGCCAAAACCCATCTAAAACTTTTTTATCTAAATTTATTTAATCAAAATATTTTGTGGATATTGTAAGATATAAAACATGAAAACGTTATTGAAAACCGAAGATAAAAACTCGGTTGATTTCAGTGACTGTAAATATCCAGAGTGAATTTACTAAGCCTAAAGAAACTAGGCTTTTGGCATTTTGTGACTAATGCTGTAACTTACACAGGGTGTTGGAGAACATTATGAGCAAAAAAAAGTATAGAGAACCATCAAAATTTACACTTGAAAATGACCGCAGTATTCATTTAGCAAATGCACAAAATCATTTGCGCTCAGTCACAAGAATTGCAAGAAAATTCAATGAGAATAATTATGATATAAATAAAATTACATATAGAGACGTTGGTGAGCTATTCACCCTGACTGATAAATGTTCCGATACACTGAGGAAATACATCAATCTCAGAAACTACATGGATAAAGATCAAATGGTCAGACATATTAATAGTGATCTGAGAAATAGTCCATCCTATACTACATTTGACCAGGAAAAAACTTGGCTAAACAGATTTGACACATCTTGCGTGTTAAGCTGCGACGTTTTTATCCAAAAGCAAGTTCAAATTAACCTGCAATCGATACAAGAACTTTATAGAAATATAATCACGTTTAGGAGTGAATTTGGTCGTACATACGATCGCAATAATTTTGATTATCAACTAATCAAAGAAAGATTTCAGGAGTATTTAAATGAAGTTTTACAAATTGCAAGTGGTACTGGCTTGGTTTGTGAAGACGGACTGAAATACTATAATTCCAGTTCAGTTTTTTATACTAGGAGCATCTGGTTATAGCGGTTATCAGTCTACTTCAGTACAGTAGGAGAGAGCAATTCTACTGATAATTGGTGGTGATGAAAGCCTACTCTCTCGACTTGCGTCAAAAAATAGTTGATGCTTATGCCTGCGGTGACATTTCCCAACGAAAACTGGCTAAAAACTTTGGTGTCACCTTAAGTTTTGTGCAAAATTTACTCAAACGCCATCGAGAATTGGGGATGATAGGCCCCAAGGTGCGGACTGAGCAGACAGCAACAAAGTTGAATGCTGAACAGTTAGAAATCCTGCGCCAACTCGTCATAGCACAGCCCGATGCGACGTTAAGCGAATTGCGGGAACGACTTTACGAGAAAACAGAGGTCTTAATTGGGGTAGCTACGGTGAATCGGATGGTTCGCTGGAAACTTCACCTCAACCTCAAAAAAAAGTCTCCACCTCACAAAAAAAGGTAGTGATGAAGTCCAACTAGCCCGATTTGAGTACTGGAAACTCTTGAGGGGGATACCCGTCGAAGAGCTGATTTTCTTAGATGAATCGGGAGTTAATCTGTCCTTCATCCGCAAATGTGCCCGCGCCTTGCCTGGCCTTCAGCCTATGCTCAAAAGCCCAACCGCAAAGGGAAAAATGTCTCGGTAATTGGTGCAATTAGCTTGAAAGGACTGCTCACCCAATGGAGTGGCTTAGGTTCTATCGATGCTTTGACTTTTGATGCCTTCATCGCCCAAAAGCTCGTACCCAAACTTTGGCCTGGTGCAGTGGTGATCATGGATAACTGCTCAATCCATAAAAGTGATGAACTTGAAGCTTTGCTCATCGCTGCTGGCGCTCATCTCATTTATCTCCCCCCCTATTCTCCCGATTTTTCACCGATTGAGAATTGTTGGTCCAAGATTAAGAACATTCTCCGTCGCATCGGTGCAAGGACATACCCTGATTTACTCCAGGCATTAGATACGGCATTCGCAGAAGTGACAATAGAGAATTTGCTGGGTTGGTTTACTCACTGCTGCTACTGTACCTCACAAGACTGATAACCGCTATAGCCCTCTTCTGTCACTCTCCGAGATAAGCAAGTAGTAAATAAGTGAAATCATCCAGAAGCAAAAAAGGGTTTAAATTGGTTCATGGCACAAATTAAATGATTAAATCCTAGCAATAAATGAGAATTTGGAAAAATATCTAACCAGGGATAAATCAGCCAAAATAGTAAAAGAGGTTGGACAATTAAACGAAGATTATTAAGAGTATTCTTCCATCCAGAATTATGATTCCATTGTTGATGATGAGAAAAATCTACACAATTAACATAACTAGTACCTATCACCTCAGTTTCAATTTGAAGAGATTGATTTAAGGCTAAAAAGGCTGGGGAATTTAGACTAATCATTGTGTAAACACAAAAAATAATTTCCCACCATCTCTCTATATGTTGAAAATTTGTCAAGCGATAATCTGTCCAGCCGAGTTCCTGTTTACATTGTCGAAACCCATATTCTACCCAGGTTCTTAATCCATATAAATCGCCTAAAGTTTTTTTGAGATTTCCTTGAAGATTCGTCATGACAAATGAAGTGGAATTATCCGGCATTGTTTCTGGATCAGTAGTTATTTCCCAGTAAGTTATGGCTCTTTTTTTACCATAAATTATTTCTCGGATATATCTGATTTCGGATTTTTTATTACTAAATGTTCTCTCAAATTTGCACCACTTGTTAGCTCTAACGCTCTGATTAGCTGGTAGCCAGACTCCGTGATTACTTCTAATTGCTACAACATAAGCTAATTCATATTCATTGAGCTTTTTGATGAATTTGCTACTTTCACCATATAAACTATCGGCTAATACTAATTCAATATTAAACCCCTCATTTATTAATTCTGTAATAATTTCTGACGCTAACTCTATTTTGGTTTTATATTTATCTCCTGATTTGAGCGTCCCTTTCGGTTTAAATACTTTGAAACTTAATGGAAATGTTACATTTTCATAAACTCC
This window contains:
- a CDS encoding transposase, coding for MCPRLAWPSAYAQKPNRKGKNVSVIGAISLKGLLTQWSGLGSIDALTFDAFIAQKLVPKLWPGAVVIMDNCSIHKSDELEALLIAAGAHLIYLPPYSPDFSPIENCWSKIKNILRRIGARTYPDLLQALDTAFAEVTIENLLGWFTHCCYCTSQD
- a CDS encoding transposase, translating into MKAYSLDLRQKIVDAYACGDISQRKLAKNFGVTLSFVQNLLKRHRELGMIGPKVRTEQTATKLNAEQLEILRQLVIAQPDATLSELRERLYEKTEVLIGVATVNRMVRWKLHLNLKKKSPPHKKR
- a CDS encoding IS701 family transposase; translation: MDVELQILKHLARDAQPTVAIIDEYCAEYKDLFKEVRNYECFKYLHLGIIAPIKRKSLPEIAKVVSINSAQSLHHFIAYSDWSANKLKSRRLDKLKKALNSQAITVVIDETGDRKKGKKTDYVARQYLGSVGKIDNGIVSVNAYGVYENVTFPLSFKVFKPKGTLKSGDKYKTKIELASEIITELINEGFNIELVLADSLYGESSKFIKKLNEYELAYVVAIRSNHGVWLPANQSVRANKWCKFERTFSNKKSEIRYIREIIYGKKRAITYWEITTDPETMPDNSTSFVMTNLQGNLKKTLGDLYGLRTWVEYGFRQCKQELGWTDYRLTNFQHIERWWEIIFCVYTMISLNSPAFLALNQSLQIETEVIGTSYVNCVDFSHHQQWNHNSGWKNTLNNLRLIVQPLLLFWLIYPWLDIFPNSHLLLGFNHLICAMNQFKPFFASG